A window of Tautonia plasticadhaerens contains these coding sequences:
- a CDS encoding N,N-dimethylformamidase beta subunit family domain-containing protein — protein MLAAICVVAVLVSPTPGDRGSVITEENARPGAVDWQLTRVRPDADGFRSPWIEGYCSKQSVAAGESIDLMVSTDPPRPFTVEVFRMGYYGGLGARLMTTMGPLPGETQPVPEPGPKDVHECQWEPSASLTIPDEWVSGVYLGRLTTVPEAEDEPYWQSYVVFIVRDDRPADILFQCSDNTWQAYNRWPNDFSVYTHPKGNQGPWAAVSFDRPYGREAQFEGVVNDPLTFGSGEFLPFEFPLAYWLEQHGYDVTYCSNSDMLSPDRGLECKAFLSVGHDEYWDIRQFRSVEAMRDAGVDLLFLSGNSVCWVSPYSDSPDGRPNRVFFRGGPYGGDNHYAVNRERDHGPFPERGPDEGLLMGARNVEPVNGGGDWIITQPDHWIFEGTGVEAGDRIPGLIGWEYHGAPADLPGLEVVAGGTAWVGGVTPQQWTATIYPGPKGNFVFNAATIFWAQGLSSPPGHVLPWSHWSRPHGPDTRVQRITKNLLDRAIEGGD, from the coding sequence ATGCTCGCGGCGATCTGCGTGGTTGCGGTCCTGGTCTCCCCGACACCGGGAGACCGGGGCTCGGTCATCACGGAGGAGAATGCCAGGCCCGGGGCCGTCGACTGGCAGCTGACCCGGGTCCGGCCCGATGCCGACGGCTTCCGCTCCCCCTGGATCGAGGGGTATTGCTCGAAGCAGAGCGTGGCGGCGGGCGAGTCGATCGACCTGATGGTGTCCACCGACCCGCCCCGGCCCTTCACGGTCGAGGTCTTCCGGATGGGCTACTACGGCGGCCTCGGCGCCCGGCTGATGACGACGATGGGGCCGCTCCCGGGGGAGACGCAGCCCGTCCCCGAGCCCGGGCCGAAAGACGTGCACGAATGCCAATGGGAGCCGTCCGCCTCGCTCACCATCCCGGACGAGTGGGTCAGCGGCGTGTACCTCGGCCGCCTGACCACCGTCCCCGAGGCCGAGGACGAGCCCTACTGGCAGAGCTACGTCGTCTTCATCGTCCGAGACGACCGGCCCGCCGACATCCTCTTCCAGTGCTCCGACAACACCTGGCAGGCGTACAACCGCTGGCCGAACGACTTCTCGGTCTATACGCATCCGAAGGGGAATCAGGGGCCCTGGGCGGCCGTCAGCTTCGACCGGCCGTATGGCCGGGAGGCGCAGTTCGAGGGGGTGGTGAACGACCCGCTGACCTTCGGCTCGGGGGAGTTCCTGCCCTTCGAGTTCCCGCTGGCCTACTGGCTGGAGCAGCACGGATACGACGTGACGTATTGCTCCAACAGCGACATGCTCTCGCCCGACCGGGGGCTGGAGTGCAAGGCGTTCCTCAGCGTCGGCCACGACGAGTACTGGGACATCCGCCAGTTCCGGAGCGTCGAGGCGATGCGGGACGCGGGGGTCGACCTGCTGTTCCTCTCCGGGAACAGCGTGTGCTGGGTCTCCCCGTACTCGGACAGCCCCGACGGGAGGCCGAACCGCGTCTTCTTCCGGGGCGGCCCCTACGGCGGGGACAACCACTATGCGGTCAACCGGGAGCGGGACCACGGACCCTTCCCCGAGCGGGGACCCGATGAGGGGTTGCTGATGGGGGCCCGGAACGTGGAGCCGGTCAACGGCGGCGGCGACTGGATCATCACGCAGCCGGACCACTGGATCTTCGAGGGCACCGGCGTGGAGGCGGGCGACCGGATCCCGGGCCTGATCGGCTGGGAGTATCACGGCGCCCCGGCCGACCTCCCGGGCCTGGAGGTGGTCGCCGGGGGGACGGCGTGGGTCGGGGGCGTGACTCCCCAGCAATGGACGGCGACGATCTACCCGGGCCCGAAGGGGAATTTCGTGTTCAACGCCGCGACGATCTTCTGGGCGCAGGGGCTCTCGTCGCCCCCGGGCCACGTGTTGCCCTGGTCGCACTGGAGTCGGCCCCACGGCCCCGACACCAGGGTGCAGCGGATCACGAAGAACCTGCTCGATCGGGCGATCGAGGGGGGAGACTGA